From Dreissena polymorpha isolate Duluth1 chromosome 15, UMN_Dpol_1.0, whole genome shotgun sequence, a single genomic window includes:
- the LOC127860887 gene encoding carcinoembryonic antigen-related cell adhesion molecule 5-like: MAGSPLPGTEDDISTSDGFGVPNLTSYNGCSLASGHDISLGILNIRLNPVHHGQDGIYQFTHGATVMKCVKLFIYGQPNKPTISSNVSMAYDGQSVTLRCHSVSSTVPGDHNLSMTYEWKRGEHVVTSDGKFILEAKSRGSLTIMNVVTSDTKYNFTCRATEDSGNTSLSSDAFYLKVVYGPNAVTLSPSHVSYALDETLPLNNISCFSDCYPGCTYTWLKGGVVFSSGPVLSLGSLLRGEAGNYVCRATNPERPSISLNSSGTALML; encoded by the exons ATGGCGGGGTCACCATTACCAGGGACTGAAGACGATATTTCTACCAGTGATGGATT TGGTGTTCCTAATCTGACGTCATACAATGGGTGCTCGTTGGCATCGGGCCACGATATATCCCTTGGCATTCTAAACATCCGGCTGAATCCCGTACATCACGGCCAGGATGGAATCTACCAGTTCACACATGGGGCGACGGTCATGAAATGTGTTAAGCTCTTCATATACG GTCAACCAAACAAGCCGACCATCAGTTCCAATGTCAGTATGGCGTACGACGGCCAATCGGTTACTCTTCGATGCCACAGTGTATCTTCAACTGTTCCTGGTGACCATAACCTTTCAATGACGTACGAATGGAAGAGAGGAGAACATGTTGTCACATCAGATGGGAAGTTTATTTTAGAGGCGAAATCCAGAGGAAGCCTTACAATAATGAATGTTGTAACTAGTGACACAAAGTACAACTTCACTTGCAGGGCAACAGAAGACAGTGGAAACACGTCCCTGTCGAGCGATGCGTTCTATTTGAAAGTCGTTT ATGGACCAAATGCAGTAACGTTGTCACCATCACATGTGTCCTACGCCCTGGACGAGACACTGCCGCTAAACAACATCTCTTGCTTCTCCGACTGTTACCCAGGCTGCACATACACATGGCTGAAGGGTGGAGTGGTGTTCAGCAGTGGCCCTGTGCTCTCCCTTGGGTCTCTACTGAGAGGAGAAGCGGGCAACTATGTCTGCAGAGCAACCAATCCCGAACGTCCATCTATTTCGTTGAACAGTTCGGGC ACGGCCCTGATGTTATGA
- the LOC127859971 gene encoding carcinoembryonic antigen-related cell adhesion molecule 20-like: MTTGTIVTPTNVLVLGPVDRHKAGVYMCKAINHGMTHSRNISTRIIVNYGPDSVNVNVSSKFNVTEGHVAPRITCTTSCWPECAYTWRNATSGATMATSRVLDLGHVNRYMTATYTCKASNNDISLHKETNITMNVYYGPDRVHVSQPSEFIVTEGQLAPNITCKGDCLPECLYSWTNLTSGTTVALRESLVLGHSNRYMAGVYMCKANNAATCRNVNGSTRMFVIYGPDSLNFNVPRQYTVTEGEVVPTVTCSADCWPGCTYTWRNMTYGDTLPNTGMLTLGRVNKYAAGEYSCDAYNNGNGLKKSTSIRIIVNYASIDSHQQTIFISAVTGGCGACIVILIAVVCCCRRYRHRCTRTGQQNESAIIRKDTAASHFSNAETITNAEHTYTGLQRDQQNVRVVEYQNVTVEPTDHDYEQLDDDLYVNQLSIS, translated from the exons ATGACGACTGGGACTATCGTTACACCAACGAATGTGTTAGTCCTGGGGCCGGTTGACAGACACAAAGCTGGTGTATACATGTGTAAGGCGATCAACCATGGGATGACACACAGCAGGAACATATCTACCAGAATAATTGTGAATT ATGGACCTGACTCTGTAAATGTCAACGTATCGTCCAAATTCAATGTCACAGAAGGGCATGTTGCTCCGAGAATTACCTGCACGACTTCCTGTTGGCCAGAATGCGCATACACATGGAGAAACGCGACCTCTGGAGCTACCATGGCAACCTCACGTGTGCTAGACCTCGGTCACGTGAACAGATACATGACTGCAACGTACACTTGCAAAGCTAGCAACAATGATATCAGTCttcacaaagaaacaaatatCACGATGAATGTGTACT ACGGCCCAGATCGTGTTCACGTTAGTCAGCCGTCAGAATTTATCGTCACCGAAGGCCAACTGGCACCGAATATCACTTGCAAGGGTGACTGCTTGCCGGAATGTTTATACTCATGGACGAACCTGACATCTGGGACAACTGTGGCCCTAAGGGAGAGTCTAGTACTTGGCCATTCGAACAGATACATGGCTGGAGTGTACATGTGCAAAGCAAACAACGCTGCAACCTGTCGTAATGTAAACGGCTCCACTCGAATGTTTGTAATTT ACGGCCCCGACTCACTAAATTTCAACGTTCCCCGACAGTACACAGTCACAGAGGGCGAGGTGGTACCGACGGTAACCTGCTCGGCCGATTGTTGGCCGGGATGTACATATACGTGGAGGAATATGACTTACGGTGACACATTACCAAACACTggaatgttaacattgggtcgGGTTAACAAATATGCTGCTGGGGAATACAGCTGCGACGCGTACAACAACGGGAACGGTTTGAAGAAAAGCACATCTATCAGGATTATAGTGAACT ATGCATCCATAGATAGCCACCAACAAACTATTTTCATCAGCGCAGTAACCGGAGGATGTGGAGCCTGTATTGTGATCCTTATTGCAGTCGTCTGCTGTTGCAGGAGATATCGACATCGATGCACACGCACAGGGCAACAAAATG AATCGGCTATTATAAGAAAAGACACTGCTGCAAGTCACTTTTCCAACGCGGAAACGATTACCAATGCCGAAC ATACGTATACTGGACTGCAAAGAGACCAACA AAATGTTCGCGTTGTAGAATATCAGAACGTGACAGTAGAACCAACAGATCACGATTACGAGCAACTCG ACGATGATCTGTACGTTAACCAGTTGTCGATTTCGTGA